A single genomic interval of Blastocatellia bacterium harbors:
- a CDS encoding thioredoxin family protein codes for MKHRVLAWGMAIVLPLVVWAQNTPKLKPGDTIPASVKDVKMLSVTGRQLSIADVKGPKGTLVIFSCNSCPWVKAWETRIAEVGNWAQKQGIGVIMINPNDPAKNPEDSYEVMQQRTKERGFEFPYVVDATSDVARAFGATHTPEFFLFDATGKLVYTGALDDNARNPEAVKERYLQNAIEALLAGKPIPVAQTRSIGCTIKFREKI; via the coding sequence ATGAAGCATCGCGTGCTCGCATGGGGAATGGCGATCGTTTTGCCGCTGGTCGTGTGGGCTCAGAACACGCCCAAGCTCAAGCCCGGGGACACAATCCCGGCTTCCGTCAAAGACGTGAAGATGCTCAGCGTCACGGGCCGTCAGCTCTCCATCGCAGATGTCAAAGGGCCGAAAGGGACGCTGGTGATCTTCTCCTGCAACTCCTGCCCGTGGGTCAAGGCCTGGGAGACGCGCATCGCGGAGGTCGGCAACTGGGCGCAGAAGCAAGGCATCGGCGTGATCATGATCAACCCGAACGATCCGGCGAAGAACCCCGAGGATAGTTACGAGGTGATGCAGCAACGGACGAAAGAGCGGGGCTTCGAGTTCCCTTACGTCGTGGACGCCACGAGCGATGTGGCGAGAGCTTTCGGGGCCACACATACGCCCGAATTCTTCCTCTTCGACGCGACGGGGAAGCTCGTTTACACCGGCGCGCTTGACGATAATGCGCGCAATCCCGAGGCCGTGAAGGAGCGGTACCTCCAAAATGCCATCGAGGCGCTCCTGGCCGGCAAACCTATCCCAGTCGCGCAGACCCGGAGCATCGGCTGCACGATCAAATTCCGCGAGAAGATCTGA
- the mnhG gene encoding monovalent cation/H(+) antiporter subunit G, with amino-acid sequence MRAYIVAVMMLCGATFMLIAALGLIRMPDLFTRMHATSKAGSLGAGLILLAVAIHYGDLGISARALATLAFILLTAPIAAHVIGRVAYFVGVPFWEGTLLDELGARQFRTRMGEEEKPGSSSEAHL; translated from the coding sequence ATGAGGGCCTACATCGTCGCGGTGATGATGCTATGCGGAGCGACCTTCATGCTCATCGCGGCACTGGGATTGATCCGCATGCCCGATCTCTTCACGCGCATGCACGCCACGTCGAAGGCCGGTTCACTTGGAGCTGGGCTCATCCTCCTGGCCGTGGCCATTCACTACGGGGATCTCGGCATCTCAGCGCGCGCATTGGCGACGTTGGCGTTCATCCTTCTGACGGCGCCGATCGCTGCGCACGTTATAGGCCGCGTCGCGTATTTCGTCGGCGTCCCGTTTTGGGAAGGGACCCTTCTGGATGAGCTGGGCGCTCGCCAATTTCGCACGAGAATGGGAGAGGAGGAGAAGCCGGGCTCTTCCTCCGAGGCGCACTTATAG
- a CDS encoding cation:proton antiporter translates to MDAAPSLALGILVAALFLAFVRLLRGPTLPDRVVALDLLSTLCVGLSAVYAIAAQNPVFLDVATLLALISFLGTIAFAQYVRKRGQP, encoded by the coding sequence ATGGACGCCGCACCTTCGCTCGCTCTGGGAATACTCGTCGCGGCGCTCTTTCTGGCCTTCGTGCGCTTGCTTCGCGGACCGACGCTGCCGGATCGAGTCGTCGCGCTCGATCTCCTCTCCACCCTCTGCGTCGGATTGAGTGCTGTCTACGCCATCGCCGCGCAGAATCCGGTATTTTTGGATGTCGCCACCCTACTGGCACTTATCTCCTTTCTGGGCACGATCGCCTTCGCCCAATACGTGCGAAAACGAGGACAGCCATGA
- a CDS encoding Na+/H+ antiporter subunit E, with amino-acid sequence MTLLLWNLLLALAWVVLTGRFAPDNFLLGFLLGYGILLFTHRVLGSPPPYFRKVPQVLGLIVFFLWELILSSLRVAHDVLTPTHYMRPGVVGIPLDLRTDVGITFLANLITLTPGTLSLEVSPDRRTLYIHVMYIDDADAVRRRVKEGFERRIMEVLR; translated from the coding sequence ATGACGCTTCTGCTGTGGAATCTGCTGTTGGCCTTGGCGTGGGTCGTCTTGACGGGGCGTTTTGCACCGGACAATTTCCTGTTGGGCTTTTTGCTCGGGTATGGGATCCTGCTGTTCACACATCGAGTCTTGGGAAGCCCTCCGCCGTATTTTCGCAAGGTCCCGCAGGTCCTCGGCCTCATCGTCTTCTTCCTCTGGGAACTGATCCTCTCCAGCCTGCGGGTGGCTCACGATGTGCTCACTCCGACGCACTACATGCGTCCTGGCGTAGTTGGCATCCCACTCGACCTGCGGACCGATGTGGGGATCACTTTCCTGGCGAACTTGATCACGTTGACGCCAGGGACGCTCAGTCTGGAAGTCTCTCCCGACCGGCGCACGCTCTATATCCACGTCATGTACATTGACGATGCCGATGCCGTGCGACGCCGGGTGAAAGAGGGCTTTGAACGACGGATCATGGAGGTGCTTCGATGA
- a CDS encoding Na+/H+ antiporter subunit D, with product MALILPILIPLATATVGFLAWRGRQWQRGLGVVGSVALLVASINLLVRVWQHGPQVLWVGNWPAPFGIALIADLLSAIMVVLAATIGVAVALFSLAHMDPARETFGYYPLSQILLMGVCGAFLTGDLFNLYVWFEVMLMASFVLLALGGERAQLEGAIKYVTLNLMASALFLTAVGLLYGLVGTLNMADLAQRLRPLPPSGAKTAIAFLLLTAFGIKAAIFPLFFWLPASYHTPPVAVSAIFAGLLTKVGVYALLRVFTLIFPDQGHAVILIVSGLTMLTGVLGALAQNEFRRILSFHIISQIGYMIMGLGLLTTAGLAGSIFYIIHHIIVKTNLFLTSGLAHAVQGSFDLNRLGGLYRTHPSLAILFLIPALSLAGLPPLSGFFAKLLLVQAGLQAGRWIIVAVALGVSLLTLLSMMKIWTEAFWKPAADDPPASSAPAPVPSTLTPLAPSGVVTARWGILSSAGLALLTILIGLGAEFVLALAEAAAEQLQDPDLYISTMFRGRS from the coding sequence ATGGCGCTCATCCTCCCCATCCTCATCCCTCTCGCGACAGCCACTGTGGGATTCCTTGCCTGGCGCGGGCGACAGTGGCAGCGGGGATTAGGCGTCGTCGGGAGTGTGGCTCTGTTGGTCGCTTCCATCAACCTTTTGGTGCGAGTATGGCAGCACGGTCCTCAAGTCCTCTGGGTGGGCAACTGGCCTGCACCGTTCGGCATTGCGTTGATCGCTGATCTGTTGAGCGCTATCATGGTCGTGCTGGCGGCGACGATTGGCGTGGCCGTCGCTCTTTTCTCCCTCGCGCACATGGATCCGGCCCGTGAGACCTTCGGCTATTACCCCCTTTCGCAGATCCTCCTGATGGGCGTGTGCGGAGCCTTCCTGACGGGCGATCTCTTCAACCTCTACGTTTGGTTCGAGGTCATGCTCATGGCATCGTTCGTCCTCCTCGCACTCGGAGGCGAACGAGCGCAGCTCGAAGGAGCGATCAAGTATGTGACGCTCAATCTCATGGCCTCGGCGCTCTTTCTGACGGCCGTCGGACTGCTCTACGGTCTCGTGGGAACGCTGAATATGGCCGACCTCGCCCAGCGACTTCGCCCTCTGCCACCTTCAGGGGCGAAAACGGCGATCGCCTTCTTGTTGCTGACGGCCTTTGGGATCAAGGCGGCCATCTTCCCTCTCTTCTTCTGGCTTCCGGCCTCGTATCACACGCCCCCGGTCGCCGTCTCGGCCATCTTCGCCGGATTGCTCACGAAGGTGGGTGTCTATGCCTTGCTTCGCGTGTTCACCCTGATCTTCCCCGACCAGGGGCATGCGGTGATTCTCATCGTCTCCGGTCTCACGATGCTCACTGGCGTCCTGGGCGCCCTCGCTCAGAACGAATTTCGGCGCATCCTTTCCTTCCACATCATCAGCCAAATTGGCTACATGATCATGGGGCTTGGACTCCTCACGACGGCGGGACTCGCGGGCTCGATCTTCTACATCATCCACCACATCATCGTCAAAACGAACCTCTTCCTCACAAGTGGTCTCGCGCACGCCGTGCAGGGGAGCTTCGACCTGAACCGGCTCGGGGGGCTGTATCGAACGCATCCGAGCCTGGCAATACTCTTCTTAATCCCAGCGCTCTCGCTGGCGGGTCTCCCTCCGCTTTCGGGCTTCTTCGCGAAGCTGCTTTTGGTCCAAGCTGGCCTACAAGCGGGTCGCTGGATCATCGTCGCCGTCGCCCTGGGAGTGAGTCTGCTGACGCTTCTCTCGATGATGAAGATTTGGACGGAGGCCTTTTGGAAACCCGCAGCCGATGATCCGCCTGCATCGTCGGCGCCCGCTCCAGTTCCCTCGACGCTCACCCCGCTCGCGCCGTCGGGCGTTGTGACGGCCCGCTGGGGGATTCTCTCGAGCGCGGGACTGGCGCTCCTGACAATCCTGATCGGCTTGGGCGCCGAATTCGTGCTCGCGCTGGCGGAAGCGGCAGCCGAACAATTGCAAGATCCGGATCTCTACATCTCCACAATGTTCCGGGGTCGGTCATGA
- a CDS encoding Na+/H+ antiporter subunit C codes for MEVVLAVVIGSLYATGLYMMLRRSVVKLIIGLGLLSNGSNLLIFTMGRLVRGRPPIVPEGESSVPPPYADPLPQALILTAIVISFGVLAFALALIHRAYQTVGTDDLDDLKTTDT; via the coding sequence ATGGAAGTCGTTCTGGCTGTGGTCATTGGGAGTTTATACGCGACCGGGCTCTACATGATGCTGCGACGCAGCGTGGTGAAGCTCATCATCGGCCTAGGACTCCTCTCCAACGGGAGCAACTTGCTCATCTTCACCATGGGACGTTTGGTTCGCGGTCGGCCGCCAATCGTCCCTGAGGGAGAATCGAGCGTCCCTCCGCCATATGCGGATCCGCTCCCTCAGGCGCTCATCCTGACGGCCATCGTCATCAGCTTCGGAGTGCTCGCCTTCGCTCTGGCGCTCATTCATCGCGCGTATCAAACGGTTGGCACGGATGACCTGGATGACCTGAAGACGACGGATACATGA
- a CDS encoding Na+/H+ antiporter subunit B has protein sequence MREERTHDELETPRQRARPRLLEWERPSLILNLAVRLLLPLLLLFSIFLLFRGHHAPGGGFVGGLVAAAAIALYALAQGAAAAHSLLRLPPKGLIAAGLLTALASGLLGPLEGMPFLTGRWIKWDRLELGTPVLFDVGVYLVVVGVTLLIVFTLMEE, from the coding sequence ATGAGAGAAGAGCGAACGCACGACGAGCTTGAGACACCGCGACAGCGAGCGCGTCCTCGCCTGTTGGAATGGGAGCGGCCATCGCTGATTCTCAACCTGGCCGTGCGGCTGTTGCTGCCGCTGCTATTGCTCTTCTCGATCTTCTTGCTCTTTCGCGGGCACCATGCGCCGGGGGGAGGATTTGTGGGCGGACTCGTGGCAGCAGCGGCCATCGCGCTTTACGCACTCGCGCAGGGAGCAGCAGCAGCGCACTCTTTGCTGCGGCTCCCTCCGAAGGGATTGATCGCCGCAGGCCTACTGACGGCCCTCGCCAGTGGTCTGCTGGGGCCATTGGAAGGAATGCCGTTTCTCACCGGCCGGTGGATCAAGTGGGATCGTCTGGAACTCGGAACGCCAGTGCTATTCGACGTCGGCGTATATTTGGTCGTCGTCGGCGTCACCCTTTTGATCGTCTTCACGCTCATGGAGGAATGA
- a CDS encoding putative monovalent cation/H+ antiporter subunit A, whose translation MLFAVLFGFLLAPFAPWLDRRIGARWGWTWALPPLGLLFFFLSFLPSLACGEVHTRSVPWIPRLGVHLSFYLDGWSLLFAVLISGIGAFIFLYAARYLEGHPQRGRFFMFLLGFMASMLGLVLADNAIALFVFWELTSLTSYLLIGFEHERESARSAALQALVVTGLGGLALMAGWLLLGEIGGSFELSELREQRAFILAHPHSQWALALLLLGAFTKSAQFPFHFWLPNAMEAPTPVSAYLHSATMVKAGVYLLARIHSTLGGTDFWSLTITPIGAATLGLGALLALRQREAKRLLAYSTVSALGLLTLLVGVGTSAALTAMVVVLLAHALYKAALFLIAGILDHETGVREPERLSGLRRAMPITTAAAMLAAASFAGFPPALGFLGKEMVYEALRAEQRELPFLFGVAVLAGTALVAAAGIIGVRPFVGRMPTSFSPPHEAPRSLWLGPLILGVTGMLMGIAPASIERMVVNPAATAIVGEPTRAHLAVWHGVTPTLLWSVLTLLGGVGMYAGRHLVRAVAVPRALTYWRPSDMYALLMSGLYGLARLQTRLLQSGYLRYYLLMIIGWTVGVAGYPLLAERGLIAFEAFSRGRVVEIALAGLIVAAAVAAVRFTSRLAAIAALGVVGYTIALFYMIFGAPDLALTQFMIESLTVILFVLVFYYLPRFATLSSPRARVRDILMCGLAGSLVGGLVLSILRMPPPATISEYFARESVPMAHGRNVVNVILVDFRALDTLGEITVLALAGIGVYVLLRLRLEDRQ comes from the coding sequence ATCCTCTTCGCTGTCCTCTTCGGGTTTCTCCTGGCCCCATTCGCTCCTTGGTTGGATCGCCGGATCGGAGCGCGGTGGGGGTGGACATGGGCACTGCCGCCCCTCGGACTTTTGTTCTTCTTCCTCAGCTTCCTCCCCTCGCTCGCTTGTGGGGAAGTTCATACGCGGAGCGTGCCATGGATCCCCCGTCTCGGTGTTCACCTGTCGTTCTACTTGGATGGGTGGAGCCTTCTGTTCGCCGTGCTCATCAGTGGCATCGGCGCGTTCATCTTCCTCTACGCGGCGCGGTATTTGGAAGGACATCCCCAGCGAGGTCGTTTTTTCATGTTCCTGCTGGGATTCATGGCCTCGATGCTGGGGCTCGTGCTGGCGGACAATGCCATCGCGCTCTTCGTCTTCTGGGAGCTGACGAGCCTCACCTCCTATTTGCTTATCGGTTTCGAGCACGAACGCGAGAGCGCGCGATCGGCGGCGTTGCAAGCTTTGGTGGTGACGGGACTGGGGGGATTGGCGCTGATGGCCGGATGGCTGCTGCTTGGGGAGATAGGCGGGAGCTTTGAGCTTTCCGAGCTTCGGGAGCAGCGGGCGTTCATCCTTGCCCATCCGCACTCCCAATGGGCACTCGCGTTGCTCCTTCTTGGGGCCTTCACTAAATCGGCTCAGTTCCCGTTTCACTTCTGGCTCCCCAACGCCATGGAAGCACCGACTCCGGTAAGCGCCTATTTGCACTCGGCGACGATGGTGAAAGCGGGCGTGTATTTGCTCGCGCGCATCCATTCGACGCTTGGAGGGACGGATTTTTGGAGCCTGACCATCACTCCCATCGGCGCGGCGACACTAGGCTTAGGCGCACTGCTAGCGCTTCGGCAAAGGGAAGCTAAACGTCTGCTGGCTTATTCGACGGTGAGCGCGTTGGGACTGCTCACGCTACTTGTGGGTGTGGGAACGTCCGCGGCTCTCACGGCGATGGTGGTCGTACTGCTGGCTCACGCGCTCTATAAAGCGGCGCTCTTTTTAATCGCGGGCATTCTCGATCACGAGACGGGCGTGCGTGAACCGGAGCGGTTGTCGGGATTGCGGCGTGCCATGCCGATCACGACAGCGGCCGCGATGCTCGCGGCGGCCTCCTTTGCGGGCTTTCCTCCAGCACTTGGGTTTCTGGGCAAGGAAATGGTCTATGAGGCGCTGCGCGCAGAACAACGGGAGTTGCCCTTCCTCTTTGGAGTCGCGGTGTTGGCGGGCACGGCGCTGGTCGCTGCTGCGGGGATCATCGGCGTGCGTCCTTTCGTGGGACGAATGCCGACGTCGTTCTCGCCGCCGCATGAAGCTCCTCGATCGCTCTGGCTCGGCCCTTTGATTCTAGGCGTCACTGGGATGCTCATGGGCATCGCGCCTGCGAGCATCGAACGAATGGTGGTGAATCCGGCCGCCACGGCGATCGTCGGGGAACCGACGCGCGCGCACTTGGCTGTGTGGCACGGCGTGACGCCGACCCTTCTGTGGAGCGTCCTCACGCTCCTCGGAGGAGTGGGGATGTACGCCGGACGACATCTCGTGCGCGCTGTAGCCGTGCCGAGGGCGCTCACTTATTGGAGGCCTTCGGACATGTACGCGCTCCTCATGAGCGGGCTGTACGGGCTCGCTCGTCTTCAAACACGACTGTTGCAAAGCGGTTATCTGCGCTATTACTTGCTGATGATCATCGGCTGGACGGTGGGCGTGGCCGGATACCCTCTTTTGGCGGAAAGAGGGCTGATCGCCTTTGAAGCCTTCTCACGCGGGCGCGTGGTGGAGATCGCGCTCGCCGGACTCATCGTCGCCGCGGCCGTGGCCGCCGTGCGCTTCACGTCACGACTGGCGGCGATCGCTGCCCTCGGCGTTGTCGGCTACACGATCGCGCTGTTCTACATGATCTTCGGCGCTCCCGATCTGGCGCTCACGCAGTTCATGATCGAATCCCTGACGGTCATCCTCTTTGTTCTCGTCTTTTACTACCTGCCGCGATTTGCGACGCTCTCCAGTCCACGGGCGCGGGTACGTGACATCCTGATGTGCGGGCTGGCCGGCAGTTTGGTGGGCGGGCTTGTGCTCTCCATCCTGAGGATGCCGCCGCCGGCCACCATCTCCGAATATTTCGCGCGCGAGAGTGTCCCCATGGCGCACGGTCGCAATGTGGTGAACGTGATCCTGGTGGACTTTCGCGCGCTGGATACGCTCGGGGAGATCACCGTGCTGGCTCTCGCTGGCATTGGGGTCTATGTTTTGCTCCGCTTGCGTCTGGAGGATCGCCAATGA
- a CDS encoding bis-aminopropyl spermidine synthase family protein: protein MEKPGSILLTFLRDGPRSLWDILSRWPYSIRELRETLERLHAEGWIERSGDRWMEVRLTERGREVCQNLAIAGPEAEDLSCSACYGKGVRVPEAWRRRFRELTEERPLPVAEYDQGFMRPDDALARVVFMHRMGDVAGREIVLIGDDDLVSVALALTGWPRRIVVIDVDERLGAFIERVNREHGFAIEFRTLDIRHPLPLDLTARFDTFVTDPVETVPGFELFLSRAAASLRGRYAAGYFGLTTLEASLAKWHRLQRLLLQMNFVITDVLRDFSVYPERENQWERFYVSYAMMSLFHIEGYLPDRDWYRSSFFRVEAVATPQPTILGECTLSETELYFDDETLATPRAGVS, encoded by the coding sequence ATGGAGAAGCCTGGGAGTATTCTCCTCACCTTCCTACGAGACGGTCCGCGAAGCCTATGGGACATCCTGAGCCGCTGGCCGTACTCGATTCGCGAGCTGCGCGAGACGCTCGAACGCTTGCATGCTGAAGGTTGGATCGAGCGGTCGGGCGACCGATGGATGGAAGTTCGCTTGACCGAACGCGGTCGCGAGGTTTGCCAAAACTTGGCAATAGCAGGACCGGAAGCGGAAGATCTTTCTTGCTCGGCTTGCTACGGGAAGGGTGTGCGCGTACCCGAAGCGTGGCGACGACGATTCCGAGAATTGACCGAGGAGCGTCCGCTGCCGGTGGCCGAATACGATCAAGGATTCATGCGACCGGATGATGCGTTGGCGCGCGTCGTCTTCATGCACCGAATGGGCGATGTGGCCGGCCGCGAGATCGTGCTTATTGGCGATGACGATCTGGTCAGCGTCGCGCTCGCACTGACGGGATGGCCGCGACGCATCGTCGTCATTGACGTGGACGAGCGGCTGGGGGCTTTCATCGAGCGCGTGAATCGCGAGCATGGATTTGCCATCGAATTCCGCACTCTGGACATCCGACATCCCCTCCCCCTCGATCTCACGGCCCGCTTCGACACGTTCGTCACCGATCCGGTGGAGACAGTGCCCGGATTTGAGTTGTTCCTCTCGCGTGCGGCGGCGAGTTTGCGCGGTCGCTATGCCGCTGGGTATTTCGGACTGACGACCTTGGAAGCCTCGCTCGCGAAATGGCACCGCTTACAACGCCTGCTGCTTCAGATGAACTTCGTCATCACCGATGTCCTTCGAGACTTCAGCGTCTATCCGGAGCGCGAGAACCAATGGGAGCGGTTCTACGTGAGCTATGCCATGATGTCGCTGTTTCACATCGAGGGTTATTTGCCCGATCGTGATTGGTATCGCTCGTCGTTCTTCCGCGTTGAAGCTGTCGCAACGCCTCAGCCAACGATTCTCGGAGAATGCACCCTCTCGGAAACGGAGCTTTACTTCGACGATGAGACGCTCGCCACGCCGCGTGCGGGCGTGAGTTGA